The proteins below are encoded in one region of Aeromonas veronii:
- a CDS encoding extracellular solute-binding protein, whose amino-acid sequence MLHPSSPTISLPSRIRLITAFAAPLFFSTFVWSAALPTDLVWESNDTDPVYADPAAQRGGTFHDFMLSFPLTLRKYGPDSNGGFAAYIREGTLPLLATHPITGKPMPMLANQWAFGADHKTLYFRINPKARWSDGEPVTTDDWLFTLKMMRSKEINDPWYNNYYSTQIVDVTKFDDHTFSITSGTEKSREDLLDSLPFSPEPSHAIKLTANWVKEYNWKLLPVTGAYRIGEVKKGKSVTFERVKDWWGNDERYFQHRFNPDRIEVKVLRDQNIAWQHFLRGDLDSFGLVMPNWWHDKSKTAEFEKGYIDKLWFYTQTPQSPMGLYLNTADPLLRNPDVRIGIQHALAIDKMIATLLRGDYQRLNTYGSGQGAFTNTEIKARPFDPKLAREYFAKAGFSKAGPDGVLQNDKGQPLSLTITYTTAEHAQRLTLLREEAKKAGLNLELNLMDASAGFKSMLEKKHQSAWMAWAGSRYPAYWEFFHKVNANKPQTNNIMNIDDDAISALVEQYDKAFDFTRKAELSRQIQQRLFELASFVPAYQVPYTRAGAWRWVKLPKIPATPQSDLLYWPLDGASSGYSYGGLFWIDDKIKQETRAAIKSGQRFPPVTVVDTRYQQP is encoded by the coding sequence ATGCTGCACCCTTCGTCACCGACCATTTCACTCCCCTCACGCATTCGACTGATCACTGCCTTTGCTGCGCCGCTATTTTTTAGCACATTCGTCTGGAGTGCAGCCCTGCCGACAGATCTCGTGTGGGAGAGCAACGACACAGACCCGGTCTATGCCGATCCCGCCGCCCAGCGCGGGGGCACCTTTCACGACTTCATGCTGAGCTTCCCCCTCACCCTGCGCAAATACGGGCCGGACTCCAACGGCGGCTTCGCGGCCTACATCCGGGAGGGCACCCTGCCCCTGCTCGCCACCCACCCCATCACCGGCAAGCCCATGCCCATGCTGGCGAACCAGTGGGCGTTCGGGGCCGATCACAAAACCCTCTATTTTCGCATCAACCCCAAGGCCCGCTGGTCGGACGGCGAGCCGGTCACCACGGACGACTGGCTGTTTACCCTGAAGATGATGCGCAGCAAGGAGATCAACGATCCCTGGTACAACAACTACTACTCGACCCAGATAGTGGATGTGACCAAATTTGACGACCACACCTTCTCCATCACCAGCGGCACCGAGAAGAGCCGGGAAGATCTGCTGGACTCCCTCCCCTTCTCCCCCGAGCCGAGCCACGCCATCAAGCTCACCGCCAACTGGGTCAAGGAGTACAACTGGAAGCTGCTGCCGGTCACCGGCGCCTACCGGATCGGCGAGGTCAAGAAGGGCAAATCCGTGACGTTCGAGAGAGTCAAGGATTGGTGGGGCAACGACGAGCGCTACTTCCAGCACCGCTTCAACCCGGACAGGATCGAGGTCAAGGTGCTGCGGGATCAGAACATCGCCTGGCAGCACTTCCTGCGTGGGGATCTGGACAGCTTCGGGCTCGTCATGCCGAATTGGTGGCACGACAAGAGCAAGACGGCGGAGTTCGAGAAGGGCTATATCGACAAACTCTGGTTCTACACCCAGACGCCCCAGTCCCCCATGGGACTCTACCTCAACACCGCCGACCCCTTGCTGCGCAACCCCGACGTGCGGATCGGCATCCAGCATGCGCTGGCCATCGACAAGATGATAGCGACCCTGCTGCGGGGGGATTATCAGCGCCTCAATACCTATGGCTCCGGCCAGGGGGCCTTCACCAACACCGAGATCAAGGCGCGCCCCTTCGATCCCAAGCTCGCCCGTGAGTATTTCGCCAAGGCCGGCTTCAGCAAGGCCGGGCCGGACGGCGTGCTGCAAAACGACAAGGGGCAGCCCCTCTCCCTCACCATCACCTACACCACGGCGGAACATGCCCAGCGGCTGACCCTGCTGCGGGAGGAGGCGAAGAAGGCAGGGCTCAATCTGGAGCTGAACCTGATGGATGCCTCCGCCGGCTTCAAGTCCATGCTGGAGAAGAAACACCAGAGCGCCTGGATGGCCTGGGCCGGTAGTCGCTACCCCGCCTACTGGGAGTTCTTCCACAAGGTGAACGCCAACAAGCCCCAGACCAACAACATCATGAACATCGACGACGATGCCATCTCCGCCCTGGTGGAGCAGTACGACAAGGCGTTCGACTTCACGAGAAAGGCCGAGCTGTCACGCCAGATCCAGCAGCGACTGTTCGAGCTCGCCAGCTTCGTCCCCGCCTATCAGGTGCCCTACACCCGGGCCGGCGCCTGGCGCTGGGTGAAGCTGCCCAAGATACCGGCCACCCCCCAGAGCGATCTGCTCTACTGGCCGCTGGATGGCGCCAGCTCGGGTTACAGCTATGGCGGCCTGTTCTGGATAGACGACAAGATCAAGCAAGAGACTCGGGCAGCCATCAAGAGCGGTCAGCGCTTCCCCCCCGTGACAGTGGTGGATACCCGTTATCAGCAACCGTGA
- a CDS encoding DUF2750 domain-containing protein: MSYELSDTERNAALQLNADYRFDHFISKLVEHEELFVLTDEHGVMMLTTDDEDCIPVWPHPEYAKAWAEGEWAECKPQSITLKVWLERWIDGMAEDELCVAVFPTPEQEGIVLEPADVADAIAEKQAKRG, encoded by the coding sequence ATGAGCTATGAACTTAGCGACACCGAGCGCAATGCCGCGCTGCAACTGAACGCCGATTACCGCTTCGATCACTTCATCAGCAAGCTGGTCGAGCACGAAGAGCTGTTTGTCCTGACCGACGAGCACGGCGTCATGATGTTGACCACCGATGATGAAGACTGCATCCCGGTCTGGCCGCATCCTGAATACGCCAAGGCCTGGGCCGAGGGGGAGTGGGCCGAGTGCAAGCCGCAGTCCATCACCCTCAAGGTGTGGCTGGAGCGCTGGATCGACGGCATGGCGGAAGATGAGCTGTGCGTCGCCGTGTTCCCGACCCCGGAGCAGGAAGGCATCGTACTGGAGCCGGCCGACGTGGCTGACGCCATCGCCGAGAAACAGGCCAAGCGCGGCTAA
- a CDS encoding TIGR02647 family protein — protein sequence MSGIEQVSEDFVNELKILACFDPANMSQGIKLRSDLSPALSLAAERLHSQGLISAVDGGYLTPFGMTMLEHLQHLLVALKPN from the coding sequence ATGAGTGGGATCGAACAGGTTTCCGAGGATTTTGTGAATGAGCTGAAAATACTGGCATGCTTTGATCCGGCCAACATGAGCCAAGGGATCAAGCTGCGCAGCGATCTCTCCCCGGCGCTGAGCCTGGCGGCGGAGCGCCTGCACAGTCAGGGCCTGATCAGTGCCGTCGATGGCGGTTACCTGACCCCCTTCGGCATGACCATGCTCGAGCATCTCCAGCATCTGCTGGTAGCACTCAAGCCGAATTGA
- a CDS encoding cold-shock protein, which translates to MSNMITGTVKFFNETKGFGFIQQENGPDVFVHFSAISGNGFRTLAEGQRVQFSVTQGQKGPQAENVTAL; encoded by the coding sequence ATGTCCAACATGATCACCGGTACCGTTAAGTTTTTCAACGAAACCAAAGGTTTTGGCTTCATCCAGCAAGAAAACGGCCCGGACGTTTTCGTTCACTTCAGCGCCATCAGCGGTAACGGCTTCCGTACCCTGGCTGAAGGTCAGCGCGTACAGTTCTCTGTGACTCAAGGTCAGAAAGGCCCGCAGGCTGAGAACGTAACTGCTCTGTAA
- a CDS encoding dihydrolipoamide acetyltransferase family protein — MKFFKLPDLGEGLAEAEIVEWKVSAGDTVQVDQVLLSVETAKALVDVPSPVAGVIARLCGQEGDILHIGAPLVEFEGGEDDGTVVGKVSAHQQHIEDHFVVGAMAPGGSLVQAMPAVRLLAQKLGLDIDKIQGSGSAGMVTEQDVQSAFEVMQGSGNEFLKGSRRAMAKAMELSHKTVVPVSLTDEVDLRHWRADEDVTVRLIKAIGVACRAEPSMNAWFDGDTLSRRLFNEVNVAIAVDSRHGLYVPVMENVAERERADIRQGLDRMIADVKARAVPREMLQGATITLTNFGAIAGRYASPIVTPPQVAIIGAGKLFEKVVFINGEARPVRALPLSMTFDHRASTGGEAARFLKALVQALESVDV, encoded by the coding sequence ATGAAATTTTTCAAATTACCGGATCTGGGCGAAGGATTGGCCGAGGCCGAGATAGTGGAGTGGAAGGTGAGCGCCGGCGATACGGTGCAGGTGGATCAGGTGCTGCTGTCGGTAGAAACCGCCAAGGCGCTGGTGGACGTGCCCTCGCCGGTGGCCGGGGTCATCGCCCGGCTCTGTGGTCAAGAGGGAGATATCCTCCATATCGGCGCCCCCCTGGTGGAATTCGAAGGGGGTGAGGATGACGGTACCGTCGTGGGCAAGGTCAGTGCCCATCAGCAGCATATCGAGGATCACTTCGTGGTCGGCGCCATGGCTCCCGGTGGCAGCCTGGTGCAGGCCATGCCCGCAGTGCGGTTGCTGGCGCAAAAACTCGGTCTCGACATCGACAAAATACAGGGCAGCGGCAGTGCCGGCATGGTGACCGAGCAGGACGTGCAATCGGCGTTCGAGGTGATGCAGGGCAGTGGCAACGAGTTCCTCAAGGGATCGCGCCGGGCCATGGCCAAGGCGATGGAGCTCTCCCACAAGACGGTGGTGCCGGTGAGCCTCACCGACGAGGTGGATCTGCGTCACTGGCGTGCCGATGAAGATGTGACTGTGCGCCTCATCAAGGCCATCGGGGTGGCGTGCCGCGCCGAACCCTCCATGAACGCCTGGTTCGATGGGGATACCCTGTCGAGACGCCTGTTCAACGAGGTCAACGTGGCCATCGCGGTGGACTCCAGACACGGCCTCTATGTGCCCGTGATGGAAAACGTGGCCGAGCGGGAGCGGGCGGACATCCGTCAGGGGCTGGATCGGATGATCGCCGACGTGAAGGCCCGCGCCGTGCCGCGGGAGATGCTGCAGGGGGCGACCATCACCCTCACCAACTTCGGCGCCATCGCGGGTCGTTATGCCAGCCCCATCGTGACGCCCCCCCAGGTGGCCATCATCGGGGCGGGCAAGTTGTTCGAGAAGGTGGTGTTCATCAACGGGGAGGCGAGACCGGTACGGGCGCTGCCCTTGTCGATGACTTTTGACCATCGCGCCAGCACCGGCGGTGAGGCTGCACGCTTCCTCAAAGCCCTGGTTCAGGCACTGGAATCTGTTGATGTGTAA
- a CDS encoding alpha-ketoacid dehydrogenase subunit beta — protein MSEITLLEAINLALHHEMERDPDVVVLGEDVGVNGGVFRATVGLRDKFGFKRVIDTPLAEGLIAGVAVGMATQGLKPVAEFQFQGFIFPGMEQIICQAARMRNRTRGRLSCPLVYRSPYGAGIHSPEHHSESVEALFAHIPGLRVVIPSSPKRAYGLLLSAIRDPDPVMFFEPDRIYRSMKSDVVDDGVGLPLDVCFTLRPGRDLTIVAWGACIQEVMRAAAQLAERDIQCEVLDLATIKPLDMESILSSVRKTGRLLVVHEACGSFGVGAEIVARVTEEALTSLKAPPKRLTGVDAAVPYYRNEEYYLITEQDIAHAAHQLMEKNWL, from the coding sequence ATGAGTGAAATAACGTTGCTCGAAGCCATCAATCTGGCGCTGCATCACGAGATGGAGCGCGACCCGGATGTGGTGGTGCTCGGTGAGGATGTGGGGGTCAACGGCGGGGTGTTCCGTGCCACCGTGGGCCTTAGGGACAAGTTCGGTTTCAAGCGGGTGATCGATACCCCGCTTGCCGAAGGATTGATCGCCGGGGTGGCGGTCGGCATGGCCACCCAGGGGCTCAAACCCGTGGCGGAATTCCAGTTCCAGGGCTTCATCTTCCCCGGTATGGAACAGATCATCTGTCAGGCGGCGCGCATGCGCAATCGCACCCGTGGGCGGCTCTCCTGCCCCTTGGTCTACCGCTCTCCCTATGGCGCCGGCATCCACTCGCCGGAACACCACAGCGAGAGCGTGGAGGCGCTGTTCGCCCATATTCCCGGTCTGCGGGTGGTGATCCCGTCGAGCCCCAAGCGGGCATATGGTCTGCTGCTCTCCGCCATCCGCGACCCGGATCCCGTGATGTTCTTCGAGCCGGATCGCATCTACCGCTCCATGAAGTCCGACGTGGTGGATGATGGTGTCGGCCTGCCACTGGATGTCTGCTTTACCCTGAGACCGGGGCGGGATCTCACCATCGTCGCCTGGGGCGCCTGCATTCAGGAGGTGATGCGAGCCGCCGCCCAACTGGCAGAGCGGGATATCCAGTGTGAGGTGCTGGACTTGGCCACCATCAAGCCGCTCGATATGGAGAGCATCCTCAGCTCGGTGCGCAAGACCGGCCGCCTGCTGGTGGTGCACGAGGCCTGCGGCAGCTTCGGGGTAGGCGCCGAGATAGTGGCGCGGGTCACCGAGGAGGCGCTGACCTCCCTCAAGGCACCGCCCAAGCGTCTCACCGGGGTGGATGCCGCCGTGCCCTACTATCGCAACGAGGAGTATTACCTCATCACCGAGCAGGACATCGCGCATGCGGCTCATCAGCTGATGGAGAAAAACTGGCTATGA
- the pdhA gene encoding pyruvate dehydrogenase (acetyl-transferring) E1 component subunit alpha, with translation MTHVDIPFLRYLDEEGRPVATLPTWLDKATLHTFYRNMVMVRSYDKKAIALQRTGKLGTFPSHLGAEAVGIGVGLAMQPEDVYVPYYRDMPTLYVRGVPMEQNLQYWGGDERGSVFYKPDGELSEDLPICVPIATQITHAAGIAAAFKLRNQPRVAVVTIGDGGTSKGDFLEGLNCAGVWHLPMVMIINNNQWAISVPRKLQTSAPTLAQKGIGAGVRSLQVDGNDVVAVYEATRAAMERARSGKGPTLIEAVSYRLGDHTTADDATRYRESAEVEAAWAKEPVKRLRQFMAEQGWWDEEQEQALLADAAREVERAVAAYEGMAPQAPETLLDYQFAELPRDYRSQRQRIIAKGMQLQGGETHHE, from the coding sequence ATGACCCATGTCGACATCCCCTTCCTTCGTTACCTCGATGAGGAGGGGCGCCCGGTCGCGACACTGCCGACCTGGCTGGACAAGGCGACACTGCACACCTTCTACCGCAACATGGTGATGGTGCGCAGCTATGACAAGAAAGCGATCGCGCTGCAACGAACCGGCAAACTCGGCACCTTTCCCTCCCACCTGGGGGCGGAAGCGGTGGGGATCGGGGTCGGGCTCGCCATGCAGCCAGAGGATGTCTACGTACCCTATTACCGGGACATGCCGACCCTCTATGTGAGAGGCGTGCCCATGGAGCAAAACCTGCAATATTGGGGCGGGGATGAGCGGGGTAGTGTTTTCTATAAGCCTGATGGCGAATTATCGGAAGATTTGCCTATCTGTGTGCCCATCGCCACCCAGATCACCCACGCCGCCGGCATCGCCGCGGCCTTCAAACTGCGCAATCAGCCCAGGGTCGCCGTGGTCACCATCGGCGATGGGGGCACCTCCAAGGGGGACTTCCTCGAGGGGCTCAACTGCGCCGGTGTCTGGCACCTGCCCATGGTGATGATCATCAACAACAACCAGTGGGCCATCTCGGTGCCCCGCAAGCTGCAGACCAGCGCCCCGACCCTGGCCCAGAAGGGCATAGGGGCCGGGGTGCGCAGCCTGCAGGTTGATGGCAACGACGTGGTGGCCGTCTATGAGGCAACCCGCGCCGCCATGGAGCGGGCCCGCAGCGGCAAGGGGCCGACCCTGATCGAGGCGGTCAGCTACCGGCTCGGGGATCACACCACCGCCGACGACGCCACCCGCTATCGGGAATCCGCCGAGGTGGAAGCCGCCTGGGCCAAGGAGCCGGTCAAGCGGCTGCGCCAGTTCATGGCGGAGCAGGGCTGGTGGGATGAGGAGCAGGAGCAGGCTTTGCTGGCGGATGCCGCCCGCGAGGTCGAACGCGCCGTCGCCGCCTACGAGGGCATGGCGCCCCAGGCGCCGGAAACCCTGCTCGATTACCAGTTTGCCGAGCTGCCGCGGGACTATCGCAGCCAGCGTCAGCGCATCATCGCCAAGGGGATGCAGTTGCAGGGCGGGGAGACACATCATGAGTGA
- the astE gene encoding succinylglutamate desuccinylase produces the protein MIPQHDFLALTRRHEWQLDPFAYTLPNGDKVSVWDTGVLCLEPAIGAGDEPGGRKDIVLSCGIHGNETAPIEICNQLLSRLLSGELQTRHRVLFLFGNPAAMNLGLREVEENMNRLFSGAHSKGEGLCNRERIRAMRLEQYVSRFFEDPARPRYHYDLHTAIRGSRHEKFAVYPFPHERPHCKEQVQFLGACGVRTILLSGGPTTTFSYYSSHRHGAHAFTVELGKVRPFGENDMTRFIEARQALQELVTRDEMVLEPWRADDFTLFAIDRVINKRSEQFRFLFASDVDNFTEFPQGFVLAEDGDQQYRVEKPREAVVFPNVNVAIGQRTMLLVVPTRLWE, from the coding sequence ATGATTCCCCAGCATGACTTTTTGGCCCTGACCCGCCGCCACGAGTGGCAGCTCGACCCCTTCGCCTATACGCTGCCAAACGGCGACAAGGTGAGCGTGTGGGACACGGGAGTGCTCTGCCTGGAGCCCGCCATCGGCGCGGGTGATGAGCCGGGTGGACGCAAGGACATCGTCCTCTCCTGCGGCATCCACGGTAACGAGACCGCCCCCATCGAGATCTGCAACCAGCTGCTGTCGCGCTTGCTGAGTGGGGAGTTGCAAACCCGTCACCGGGTGCTCTTCCTGTTTGGCAACCCGGCCGCCATGAATCTGGGACTGCGGGAGGTGGAGGAGAACATGAACCGCCTCTTCTCCGGCGCCCACAGCAAGGGGGAGGGGCTCTGCAACCGGGAGCGGATCCGCGCCATGCGCCTCGAGCAGTATGTGAGCCGCTTCTTCGAAGACCCGGCCCGGCCGCGCTATCACTACGATCTGCACACCGCCATTCGCGGTTCGCGCCACGAGAAGTTTGCGGTCTATCCCTTCCCTCACGAGCGGCCCCACTGCAAGGAGCAGGTGCAGTTCCTCGGTGCCTGCGGGGTGCGCACCATACTGCTCTCCGGCGGGCCGACCACCACCTTCAGCTATTACAGCTCCCATCGCCACGGCGCCCACGCCTTCACGGTGGAGCTCGGCAAGGTGCGCCCCTTTGGCGAGAACGACATGACCCGCTTCATCGAAGCCCGTCAGGCGCTGCAGGAGCTGGTGACCCGGGACGAGATGGTGCTGGAGCCCTGGCGCGCCGATGACTTCACCCTGTTCGCCATCGATCGGGTGATTAACAAGCGCTCCGAGCAGTTCCGCTTCCTGTTTGCCAGCGACGTGGACAATTTCACCGAGTTTCCCCAGGGATTTGTGCTGGCGGAGGACGGTGATCAGCAGTACAGGGTAGAGAAACCGCGGGAGGCGGTGGTTTTTCCCAACGTCAACGTGGCCATCGGCCAGCGCACCATGCTGCTGGTGGTGCCGACCCGGTTGTGGGAGTGA
- a CDS encoding DUF1127 domain-containing protein yields MANMTYTEAGYQHSSQTNLVARVKTTVLTWLERSRSRRQLSELPAYLLKDIGLNEADRYQETTKPFWRG; encoded by the coding sequence ATGGCCAACATGACTTATACCGAAGCCGGTTACCAGCATTCCAGCCAGACCAATCTGGTGGCTCGCGTGAAAACGACCGTCCTGACCTGGCTTGAGCGCAGCCGCAGCCGCCGTCAGCTCTCCGAGTTGCCCGCCTACCTGCTCAAAGACATCGGCCTGAACGAAGCCGACCGTTATCAAGAGACCACCAAGCCGTTCTGGCGTGGCTGA
- a CDS encoding DNA replication terminus site-binding protein, with translation MDAFTPTAALRQQMETLEAALAHLANRLGQLPLLEAHVYPLPAVPLGEEHDPIDTIEVGYLTGEEALAVTQAAYQDHCARPGCSTKATLRLPGWLRFPAACAGELGPLIEAINGHKLAFKALVQQAGGRDEKFELVHQALPGVITLQVYRKLTLLQGELHSLGFTWADKQSISRLTREQVLEMLERSRRYVPALSDNEEWSKMVDQEVYDIRRLPADVALRIRRPVKTHPMINLLWQDREPRKQQLKASLPLLLCSDTPPSVTHLGHYPPKLRQARRDRKIGGEAIIERLHLYRYQG, from the coding sequence ATGGACGCCTTTACCCCGACCGCCGCCTTGCGCCAGCAGATGGAGACCCTGGAAGCCGCCCTGGCGCACCTCGCCAATCGGCTCGGCCAGTTACCCCTGCTGGAGGCCCATGTCTATCCCCTCCCCGCCGTGCCCCTGGGGGAGGAGCACGATCCCATCGACACCATAGAGGTGGGCTATCTAACGGGTGAGGAGGCACTGGCCGTCACCCAGGCCGCCTATCAGGATCACTGTGCCCGCCCCGGTTGCTCCACCAAGGCGACCCTGCGCCTGCCGGGCTGGCTGCGCTTTCCCGCCGCCTGCGCCGGGGAGCTCGGCCCCCTGATTGAGGCGATCAACGGCCACAAGCTCGCCTTCAAGGCACTGGTGCAACAGGCGGGGGGACGGGATGAGAAGTTCGAGCTGGTGCATCAGGCGCTGCCCGGGGTCATCACCCTGCAGGTCTATCGCAAGCTGACCCTGCTCCAGGGGGAGCTGCATTCCCTCGGCTTCACCTGGGCGGACAAACAGAGCATCAGCCGCCTGACCCGGGAGCAGGTGCTGGAGATGCTGGAGCGCAGCCGCCGCTATGTGCCGGCCCTGTCGGACAACGAGGAGTGGAGCAAGATGGTGGATCAGGAGGTGTATGACATTCGCCGCCTGCCGGCGGACGTAGCGCTGCGGATCCGGCGGCCGGTCAAGACCCACCCCATGATCAACCTGCTGTGGCAGGACAGGGAGCCGCGCAAGCAGCAGCTCAAGGCGAGCCTGCCGCTCTTGCTCTGCTCGGACACGCCCCCCAGCGTCACTCACCTCGGCCACTATCCCCCCAAGTTGCGTCAGGCCAGGCGGGATCGCAAGATAGGCGGCGAGGCCATCATAGAGCGGCTGCACCTCTACCGCTATCAGGGGTAG